A genomic segment from Thermodesulfobacteriota bacterium encodes:
- a CDS encoding ATP synthase F0 subunit B has translation MGCDRKWVSAGITVGSGVFLLTGAAQASGGGISVFPDQSCILQIINFLVLIWALNIILYRPMRSIVAKRQEHMSGLDKDIEQAKKELSEKENAYAGAIKEAKTDGMKAKNALLEEGTAEENKIIEEINQKAQQALADNKARIAQDVKKAAADLQKEVEAFAADIGRKILGRELS, from the coding sequence ATGGGATGTGATCGAAAATGGGTGTCGGCAGGAATAACCGTAGGATCCGGGGTATTCCTTTTAACGGGAGCCGCCCAGGCTTCAGGTGGCGGTATCAGTGTTTTCCCGGACCAGTCGTGTATTCTGCAGATCATTAATTTTCTGGTTTTGATCTGGGCGCTTAATATTATTTTGTATCGGCCGATGCGGAGCATAGTGGCCAAGCGTCAGGAGCACATGTCCGGTCTGGACAAAGATATTGAGCAGGCTAAAAAAGAGTTAAGCGAAAAGGAAAATGCTTACGCGGGTGCCATCAAAGAGGCCAAGACTGACGGCATGAAAGCAAAAAACGCTCTTCTCGAGGAGGGGACCGCGGAGGAAAATAAAATAATCGAAGAAATTAATCAGAAGGCCCAGCAGGCGCTGGCTGATAACAAAGCCAGAATTGCCCAGGATGTGAAAAAAGCAGCCGCGGATTTGCAGAAGGAAGTGGAAGCTTTTGCAGCAGATATCGGCCGGAAAATCTTGGGGAGGGAGCTTTCATGA